In Gracilibacillus salitolerans, the sequence GAATTGGTGGACCGGAGTTATTTAATGAAGCATTTGAACGTTCAGGACGTACGTTTGATGACGAAGCTTATGTGGAAGCAGGAAGCAAAATTCAGGAATTAGTAGAAATGGGTGCATTTCCTGAAGGTGTCAATGGGATGAACTATGATACCGGTCAATCTCGTCAAATGCTTTATACAGAAAGTGCCGCAATGATGACGATGGGTGGATGGCTAGTAAACAATGTACGTGATGAGATGCCAGAGTTTGAAGAAAAATTAGGTTTTTTCTTGTTCCCTTCAGTTGAAGGAGGGGAGGGCGCGAAAAATCATGTAGTTGGTGGTGTATCCCCGGTATTTTCTGTTGCTAAGCAATCAGAACACCCGGAAATAGCAACTGAGTTAGTGAATGAACTAGCAAGTCTGGAGACCGCAACAGATATGTCTAATAATGCTGGCTCTATCTCAGCGGTAAATGGTGTGGAATATGAAGATCCATATATTCAAGAGATGAGCGAAGTACTCGAAAGCTCAGAAGCAATGCAAACATACTATGACCAAACGTTACCGCCAGAATTAGCACAGGTACACTTAGATACAACCCAAGCTTTGTTTGGATTGTCGATAACACCGGAAGAAGCAATGACTGAAGTAGAAACATCCGCACAAGAAGTATTAGAAGAATAATAGTCTTTTGAGAACTACATTAAGGAGGTATCTTTAATGTAGTTCTCTAATTACAACCAGGTGGTGATTGGTATGAGTAGGACACAAGAGATAAGTTTAGATACCGTTAGTGTTCGTAAAAAGAGGAAAAATAAAGATACTTGGACAATTATTGGCTTTATTGGCCCAGCTTTTATTATTTATGGTGTCTACGTTATTTATTCGATCTTTATGACATTCTATTACAGCATGTTTAACTGGACAGGTATCGACGCCAATATGGTTTTCTTAGGTTTGGAAAATTATGTCCGTTTATTTCAAGATGGTGTGTTTTGGACATCGATTCAGAACAACTTTCTGCTAGTTATTGCATCACTTTTAACGCAACTGCCAATTGGTTTAATTATGGCATTATTACTTTTCAGTCCGATAAAGGGGATGCGGTTATTTAGATCCGTATATTTTATGCCGTTCTTGATGTCAACCGTAGCCATCGGTATTCTCTTTATCTTCATTTATGAAGGAAATTACGGGCTACTAAATGCCATAATGGGTACAATCGGCTTAGAATCCTTGCAAACAGCATGGATTGGTAAAGAAAGTACTGCTATTTGGGCAGTTATTGCAACCGTTTGTTGGCAGTTTGCACCGTTTTATATGATCCTTTTCAGAGCAACCATTGTTGGTATACCAGAAGAATTATATGAAGCGGCTGATATTGATGGAGCAAGCGGATGGCAAAGATTTAAAAATATTACGTTACCATTATTAATGCCTATTATTATTACCTCTGCGATTTTATCTGTTATAGGTTCATTAAAATATTTCGATCTGATTTATGTCATGACCGGTGGTGGACCAAACAACTCGACGGAATTAATGGCAACCTATATGTATAAACAAACATTTACCAATTTTAATATGGGCTATGGCAGTAGTATTTCCTTCTCGATGTTTATCATTGCCTTTGTTGTAACGGTCTTTATTTTATTAGGTGACAAATCAAGAAGGGGGAATGAATAATGATGAGAGTGATCAAAGGTATTCCATTATATCTATTAGCGATCGCAATTTTGATTGTGACTGGTCTTCCTTTTTTGATCATGCTTTTAACATCATTTAAAGGTCAAATGGAGTTCATGACCTCACCATGGTCTATTCCAGAGAGTTTTTCGTTGGATAATTACCTGCTTTTAGTGGAACTTGAGTTCTTTGGGTATTTTTTAAACAGCTTATTTGTATCGGTTGTGGCCGTAGCAATTGTTATTATTATTTCTGCGATGGCCAGTTATCCATTAGCAAGGTTGAAATTCCGTTTGAACCGGCCGATTTTCATCTTGTTTATGGTCGGGATGATGATTCCGATTCATACGACACTTGTTCCGATTTTTATCTTAACAAACAAAATTGGCTTATACGATTCTTTATTTGGTCTGATTGGTCCCTATATCGCATTCGCATTACCGATATCCGTTGTCATTTTCACGCAGTTTATGCGAGATATACCTAAGGAATTGGAAGAATCAGCTAAAATTGACGGTTGTAGTCACTTAAGACTGTTCTGGAACATTATTTTCCCTTTACTGACACCAGCCGTAGCCACAGTTGCTATTTACAATTTCATTCATATTTGGAATGAATTTATCTTTGCTTTAGTACTAACTAATTCTAGTCAAAATGCTACTCTACCGATTGGTTTGCGAGAATTTTATGGTGAATTTTCGGTTAATATTCCTGGGATTATGGCAGCCCTTACACTTGGAAGTTTACCACTTTTATTGGTATACTTTATAGCACAGGAGAAAATAGTAACAGGACTTGCTGCAGGTTCTGTGAAAGGTTAAGGAGGTAAATATGAAAACGATAACAAACCCAGTATTACCAGGATATCATCCTGATCCTTCGATTGTACGGGTGGGAGAGGACTACTATATCGCCGTTTCCACTTTTGAATGGTTTCCAGGTGTGCAAATCTATCATTCTAAAGATCTTGTAAATTGGGAGCTGACAGGCTATCCGTTAACGAGATCTTCCCAATTAAATATGGTGGGAGATGTGAACTCAGGAGGGGTTTGGGCGCCATGCCTAACTTATTCCGAAGGTGTGTTTTATCTGATCTACACAGATGTGAAAAGCAGACAAGGTGCATTTAAAGATACCCATAATTATTTAGTAACAGCTGACAATATTGAAGGACCATGGTCAGAGCCTGTTTATCTGAACAGTAGCGGTTTTGATCCTTCCCTTTTTCATGATGAGGATGGCAGGAAATGGCTTGTCAATATGATTTGGGACCATCGTAAAGGAACCAATTCTTTCGCAGGCATTGCTTTACAGGAATATTCACCTGCTGAGCAAAAATTAGTTGGTCCAATTAAGAATATTTTCAAAGGAACAGAACTAGGAAAAACAGAGGCGCCGCATTTATATAAACGAAACGGCTACTATTATTTATTAACTGCTGAAGGTGGGACCTGGTATACTCATGCAGCAACAGTAGCACGA encodes:
- a CDS encoding carbohydrate ABC transporter permease — its product is MSRTQEISLDTVSVRKKRKNKDTWTIIGFIGPAFIIYGVYVIYSIFMTFYYSMFNWTGIDANMVFLGLENYVRLFQDGVFWTSIQNNFLLVIASLLTQLPIGLIMALLLFSPIKGMRLFRSVYFMPFLMSTVAIGILFIFIYEGNYGLLNAIMGTIGLESLQTAWIGKESTAIWAVIATVCWQFAPFYMILFRATIVGIPEELYEAADIDGASGWQRFKNITLPLLMPIIITSAILSVIGSLKYFDLIYVMTGGGPNNSTELMATYMYKQTFTNFNMGYGSSISFSMFIIAFVVTVFILLGDKSRRGNE
- a CDS encoding carbohydrate ABC transporter permease, with the protein product MMRVIKGIPLYLLAIAILIVTGLPFLIMLLTSFKGQMEFMTSPWSIPESFSLDNYLLLVELEFFGYFLNSLFVSVVAVAIVIIISAMASYPLARLKFRLNRPIFILFMVGMMIPIHTTLVPIFILTNKIGLYDSLFGLIGPYIAFALPISVVIFTQFMRDIPKELEESAKIDGCSHLRLFWNIIFPLLTPAVATVAIYNFIHIWNEFIFALVLTNSSQNATLPIGLREFYGEFSVNIPGIMAALTLGSLPLLLVYFIAQEKIVTGLAAGSVKG